A DNA window from Solanum lycopersicum chromosome 3, SLM_r2.1 contains the following coding sequences:
- the LOC101244850 gene encoding ASI1-immunoprecipitated protein 2 isoform X1 — protein MSKHKERSLNELYNVTFTLSKPKITPLLRGSHRMQGPFVEPICSFQTNTVSTEVNKESIPCTQNQTVGGRLVAGSCNVCSTPCSSCFPASQSLMESKVDELSGETGINSLSFSVNDVSSSDKTRKCEIRQSSEIDSAICTSSSSLSFSANAEVKANARTSDVSSVTSDGAVLVELKDLKSFEGLDDNMSCIVGGYEANKLSSFSKMREDKSSLQCSSTSTGKTINNQTSAGCVHVKVEADDGSPIDHSRQNESSGEENNKAPTEATSSRNVHSTGDCLENNHSSLKNDVKSEASDDLPADTCPEKNDQKNVGSPVSSDTKNALQSHQMDESEESDVEELDVKVCDICGDAGREDLLAICCKCTDGAEHTYCMREMLQKVPEGDWMCEECKFDEEMRNRKEDKSVKFDGNGKSYPTGQKIAVGNTGLTIKTESKPPDFDGDIASDPKTPGKRRMDDTEYSAAKKQALEPVPASPKTLSPNKLPALSRESSFKNSDKGKLKSANQFSSGGLSVHDTPAWGSRLQTSRGTFSKSNSFSSLAAKRKVLLVDEGFLPKQKLVRESTGLDVKESSTRSMNKSMSFRSISTSRNNVSESKVKMLSPKFPPAQDKGQMQTKERNQFERKNSFRSERSPGTSVPSRTDQRSAFRGDPSPLPSSSNIRDTRTGQLDSKPMSLLKSSGAVARRTQDISVHSDEAKKKTSHTSMSTGAPATNKISSSDQRPDQSSARDDSLPNSYIAERPTSNTGEGLSDGLPQPSESKNVGERTKESSGRRLKHTGTGTKSLFCQKCKGSGHLTDGCTVEVSELFSSDVSAVRNSREAPNGTSNLKAAIEAAMLKKPGVCWKNRVVDQSDDLAVSNTNAETTAPDPLCGSSSRRMLSSNEDGHGVPLNSITGSHKQEIGSLRQLSVLPAEALTGAGNLVPILLSDGKSSLVDLHRYSQAAMSILSKTAFPEHEYIWQGAFEVQKSGRTLDLCDGIQAHLSSCASPNVLDAVHKFPQKVLFNEVSRSSTWPIQFQEYGVKEDNIALFFFAQDVGSYERCYKILLENMIRNDTALKANLQGVELLIFPSNRLPEKSQRWNMMFFLWGVFRVKKVQATTGKPSLVPQDTPKLIMPFPENIHCLGPVDNVTSGNVPMDVEVTTPKKSSCPLVNGNVDSIAAQVCKGDSAHTNLEHLEPRSMSSVPVSHMDVAPERRQFGIFQVVGDAGCECKVEVPSNSAPAANSQPSRSVNEAAGHMQEKTSVGSMEKGFCSTNGRKFEINLEDEYKDEEASETSGSAATEPTRKELNNDVSNHLKRPRSVDTVMQYADSGVNRATRLFNDNDQVEEAHHDKKLKTSIGGSYGNSEQTSSSDDFLSRMRGSSYGPYLPDTGYDEVLSKAPVPECTESAERYFFPVDPNPGKASSTPWQMHHPDNDRLSDRVPNLELALGGESNSQTRGIPPFLVGKVDKKIIQLQGGETQSLTQGIPPFLVGKVDKKIIKDHGGETHPATPGIPSFLVGKVDKKVSQDHSSAKEAVGVEEVEDVSASLSLSLSFPFPEKEQQKGSVSQTEQAISETRRGNTPLLFFGGLGNK, from the exons ATGTCTAAGCATAAGGAAAGAAGTTTGAATGAGTTATACAATGTGACTTTCACTCTTTCTAAACCCAAG attACTCCTCTATTGAGAGGAAGCCATCGGATGCAAGGGCCGTTTGTTGAACCTATCTGTAGCTTCCAGACGAATACG GTGTCAACTGAAGTCAATAAGGAATCTATCCCGTGTACTCAGAATCAGACTGTCGGTGGAAGACTAGTCGCTGGATCGTGTAACGTGTGCTCCACTCCTTGCTCTTCTTGTTTTCCTGCTAGTCAAAGTCTCATGGAGTCAAAAGTTGATGAATTATCTGGGGAAACAGGTATAAATAGCTTAAGTTTCTCTGTCAATGATGTTTCATCTTCTGATAAGACTAGAAAATGTGAAATTAGACAGAGTAGTGAAATAGACAGCGCAATCTGCACTAGTTCAAGTAGCTTATCTTTCTCTGCAAACGCTGAAGTTAAAGCAAATGCAAGGACTTCTGATGTTTCATCAGTTACTTCAGATGGTGCAGTGCTTGTGGAGTTAAAGGATCTCAAATCTTTTGAAGGCCTTGATGACAACATGTCGTGTATCGTTGGAGGCTATGAAGCTAATAAATTATCCAGCTTCAGTAAGATGAGGGAAGACAAATCAAGTCTTCAGTGTTCTTCTACTTCTACTGGGAAAACTATAAATAATCAAACTTCTGCTGGATGTGTACACGTGAAAGTTGAGGCTGATGATGGTAGTCCAATTGACCATAGTAGGCAGAATGAAAGCAGTGGGGAAGAAAATAATAAGGCTCCTACTGAGGCGACCTCTTCAAGAAATGTACATAGTACGGGAGACTGTTTGGAAAATAACCATTCATCATTAAAGAATGACGTGAAATCTGAAGCTTCTGATGATCTACCTGCTGATACTTGTCCTGAGAAGAATGACCAAAAGAATGTTGGATCACCTGTGTCCTCTGATACAAAGAATGCCTTACAATCACATCAAATGGATGAGAGTGAGGAATCCGACGTTGAGGAGCTAGAT GTGAAAGTTTGTGATATATGTGGAGATGCTGGTCGGGAGGATTTACTTGCCATATGTTGTAAATGTACAGATGGTGCAGAACATAC TTATTGCATGcgagaaatgttacaaaaagtTCCAGAGGGTGATTGGATGTGCGAGGAATGCAAATTTGATGAGGAAATGAGAAATCGGAAAGAAGATAAATCTGTGAAGTTTGATGGAAATGGAAAAAGTTATCCTACTGGTCAAAAAATTGCAGTTGGCAATACAGGCCTTACCATAAAAACGGAATCGAAGCCTCCTGATTTTGACGGTGATATAGCTTCTGACCCTAAAACTCCTGGCAAGAGGCGCATGGATGATACTGAATATTCTGCAGCAAAGAAGCAGGCTCTTGAACCAGTTCCGGCATCACCCAAAACACTGAGTCCCAATAAACTTCCTGCCCTTTCTCGTGAAAGTTCATTTAAAAACTCAGATAAGGGGAAGTTGAAATCTGCAAATCAGTTTTCTTCTGGAGGTCTTTCTGTTCATGATACGCCAGCTTGGGGGTCACGACTACAAACTTCTAGAG GTACTTTTTCCAAGTCAAATTCTTTCAGTTCCCTGGCTGCAAAACGAAAAGTGCTACTTGTAGATGAAGGTTTTCTGCCGAAGCAGAAATTGGTCAGAGAGTCCACTGGTCTTGATGTGAAAGAGAGTTCTACTCGATCAATGAACAAATCTATGTCATTTAGATCGATAAGCACTAGCCGCAACAATGTCTCTGAATCAAAAGTTAAGATGTTATCCCCCAAGTTTCCCCCTGCTCAGGACAAAGGACAAATGCAGACAAAAGAAcgaaatcaatttgaaaggaAGAATTCTTTTAGATCAGAGCGTTCTCCCGGTACTTCTGTTCCTTCTAGAACCGATCAAAGATCAGCATTTCGAGGTGACCCTTCGCCACTTCCTTCCTCAAGTAACATCCGTGATACGCGAACAGGTCAGCTTGACAGCAAACCTATGTCACTATTGAAATCTTCTGGTGCCGTTGCTCGTAGGACACAAGATATATCTGTTCATTCAG ATGAAGCTAAGAAGAAAACATCTCACACATCCATGTCCACAGGAGCTCCTGCTACCAATAAAATTAGTAGCTCTGATCAGCGACCTGACCAGAGTAGTGCAAGAGATGATTCTTTGCCGAACTCTTATATTGCTGAGAGACCAACATCTAACACTGGTGAAGGTCTGTCTGATGGTCTGCCCCAGCCGAGTGAATCAAAAAATGTTGGTGAGAGGACAAAGGAGAGTTCTGGGAGACGCTTAAAACACACTGGAACTGGTACTAAGTCACTCTTCTGCCAGAAGTGTAAAGGAAGCGGTCACTTGACAGATGGTTGCACTGTTGAGGTGtctgaattattttcttctgaTGTTTCTGCTGTAAGAAATTCTAGAGAGGCCCCAAATGGCACGAGCAATCTTAAAGCTGCAATTGAGGCGGCTATGCTAAAGAAGCCTGGAGTATGCTGGAAGAATAGGGTTGTTGATCAATCTGATGATTTAGCTGTGTCAAACACAAATGCTGAAACAACAGCTCCGGATCCATTATGTGGTTCAAGTAGCAGAAGAATGTTGTCATCCAACGAGGATGGCCATGGGGTGCCATTAAACTCTATTACTGGCTCTCATAAACAGGAAATCGGTAGCTTGAGGCAGCTGTCAGTGCTTCCTGCTGAAGCCCTTACCGGAGCAGGGAATCTGGTGCCTATTCTTCTGTCTGATGGAAAATCTTCACTTGTTGATTTACATAGATATTCACAAGCAGCAATGTCGATACTTTCGAAGACAGCATTTCCAGAGCATGAATATATATGGCA GGGTGCTTTTGAGGTTCAGAAGAGTGGAAGAACTCTTGACTTATGTGATGGAATTCAGGCTCATTTATCAAGTTGTGCATCACCCAATGTTCTTGACGCAGTACACAAATTTCCTCAAAAGGTCCTCTTTAATGAGGTATCACGATCGAGTACATGGCCAATACAATTTCAGGAGTATGgtgttaaagaagataatattgCACTGTTCTTTTTTGCTCAAGATGTTGGAAG CTATGAGAGATGCTACAAAATTTTGCTGGAGAATATGATTAGGAACGACACGGCTCTCAAAGCAAATCTTCAAGGTGTTGAACTTCTGATATTCCCATCTAACCGACTTCCTGAAAAATCTCAAC GGTGGAATATGATGTTCTTCCTATGGGGTGTCTTTAGAGTGAAGAAGGTGCAGGCAACGACTGGAAAGCCATCTCTTGTACCCCAAGATACTCCAAAATTAATCATGCCTTTTCCGGAGAATATACATTGTCTCGGACCTGTAGACAATGTTACAAGTGGTAATGTTCCCATGGATGTTGAGGTAACTACTCCAAAGAAGTCTAGCTGTCCATTAGTTAATGGAAATGTTGATTCTATAGCGGCCCAAGTATGCAAAGGTGACTCTGCACACACAAATTTGGAGCATCTGGAGCCTAGATCCATGAGTTCTGTACCGGTCAGCCACATGGATGTTGCCCCAGAGAGGAGACAGTTTGGCATTTTCCAG GTGGTTGGAGATGCTGGATGTGAATGCAAAGTGGAAGTGCCAAGTAATTCTGCACCAGCTGCCAATTCTCAGCCATCCCGCTCTGTTAATGAAGCTGCAGGTCATATGCAGGAGAAAACATCTGTGGGCAGCATGGAGAAAGGCTTCTGTAGCACAAATGGTAGGAAATTTGAGATAAATCTGGAAGACGAGTATAAAGATGAAGAGGCATCTGAAACGAGTGGAAGTGCAGCTACGGAACCGACACGGAAGGAGCTCAATAATGATGTGTCGAACCACCTGAAACGTCCACGTTCAGTGGACACTGTGATGCAATATGCTGACTCTGGAGTTAATCGAGCAACTCGACTTTTTAACGATAATGACCAAGTTGAAGAGGCACACCATGACAAAAAGTTGAAGACTAGTATTGGTGGGTCTTATGGTAATAGCGAGCAAACTAGTTCCAGTGATGATTTTTTGTCACGGATGCGTGGTTCCTCTTATGGACCCTACCTTCCGGATACTGGGTATGATGAAGTTCTGAGTAAGGCACCTGTTCCGGAGTGCACAGAGAGTGCTGAAAGATATTTCTTCCCTGTTGATCCAAATCCTGGTAAGGCTAGCTCGACGCCTTGGCAAATGCATCATCCAGACAATGATCGGCTTAGTGATAGAGTCCCGAATCTTGAGCTAGCATTAGGTGGTGAGTCAAATTCACAGACTCGGGGAATCCCACCCTTTTTAGTTGGGAAAGTAGACAAGAAAATTATTCAGCTCCAAGGTGGTGAGACACAATCGCTGACCCAGGGCATCCCACCCTTTTTAGTTGGGAAAGTAGACAAGAAAATCATTAAGGACCATGGTGGTGAGACACATCCGGCAACTCCAGGAATCCCATCCTTTTTAGTTGGGAAAGTAGACAAGAAAGTGAGTCAGGACCATTCTTCAGCTAAGGAAGCAGTTGGAGTGGAGGAGGTAGAGGATGTCTCTGCTTCTCTCTCCCTTTCTCTTTCATTTCCTTTCCCGGAAAAGGAACAACAGAAAGGTTCTGTTTCACAAACTGAGCAGGCAATATCTGAAACAAGACGCGGTAATACACCTCTCCTCTTCTTTGGGGGACTCGGCAACAAGTAG
- the LOC101244850 gene encoding ASI1-immunoprecipitated protein 2 isoform X10, protein MESKVDELSGETGINSLSFSVNDVSSSDKTRKCEIRQSSEIDSAICTSSSSLSFSANAEVKANARTSDVSSVTSDGAVLVELKDLKSFEGLDDNMSCIVGGYEANKLSSFSKMREDKSSLQCSSTSTGKTINNQTSAGCVHVKVEADDGSPIDHSRQNESSGEENNKAPTEATSSRNVHSTGDCLENNHSSLKNDVKSEASDDLPADTCPEKNDQKNVGSPVSSDTKNALQSHQMDESEESDVEELDVKVCDICGDAGREDLLAICCKCTDGAEHTYCMREMLQKVPEGDWMCEECKFDEEMRNRKEDKSVKFDGNGKSYPTGQKIAVGNTGLTIKTESKPPDFDGDIASDPKTPGKRRMDDTEYSAAKKQALEPVPASPKTLSPNKLPALSRESSFKNSDKGKLKSANQFSSGGLSVHDTPAWGSRLQTSRGTFSKSNSFSSLAAKRKVLLVDEGFLPKQKLVRESTGLDVKESSTRSMNKSMSFRSISTSRNNVSESKVKMLSPKFPPAQDKGQMQTKERNQFERKNSFRSERSPGTSVPSRTDQRSAFRGDPSPLPSSSNIRDTRTGQLDSKPMSLLKSSGAVARRTQDISVHSDEAKKKTSHTSMSTGAPATNKISSSDQRPDQSSARDDSLPNSYIAERPTSNTGEGLSDGLPQPSESKNVGERTKESSGRRLKHTGTGTKSLFCQKCKGSGHLTDGCTVEVSELFSSDVSAVRNSREAPNGTSNLKAAIEAAMLKKPGVCWKNRVVDQSDDLAVSNTNAETTAPDPLCGSSSRRMLSSNEDGHGVPLNSITGSHKQEIGSLRQLSVLPAEALTGAGNLVPILLSDGKSSLVDLHRYSQAAMSILSKTAFPEHEYIWQGAFEVQKSGRTLDLCDGIQAHLSSCASPNVLDAVHKFPQKVLFNEVSRSSTWPIQFQEYGVKEDNIALFFFAQDVGSYERCYKILLENMIRNDTALKANLQGVELLIFPSNRLPEKSQRWNMMFFLWGVFRVKKVQATTGKPSLVPQDTPKLIMPFPENIHCLGPVDNVTSGNVPMDVEVTTPKKSSCPLVNGNVDSIAAQVCKGDSAHTNLEHLEPRSMSSVPVSHMDVAPERRQFGIFQVVGDAGCECKVEVPSNSAPAANSQPSRSVNEAAGHMQEKTSVGSMEKGFCSTNGRKFEINLEDEYKDEEASETSGSAATEPTRKELNNDVSNHLKRPRSVDTVMQYADSGVNRATRLFNDNDQVEEAHHDKKLKTSIGGSYGNSEQTSSSDDFLSRMRGSSYGPYLPDTGYDEVLSKAPVPECTESAERYFFPVDPNPGKASSTPWQMHHPDNDRLSDRVPNLELALGGESNSQTRGIPPFLVGKVDKKIIQLQGGETQSLTQGIPPFLVGKVDKKIIKDHGGETHPATPGIPSFLVGKVDKKVSQDHSSAKEAVGVEEVEDVSASLSLSLSFPFPEKEQQKGSVSQTEQAISETRRGNTPLLFFGGLGNK, encoded by the exons ATGGAGTCAAAAGTTGATGAATTATCTGGGGAAACAGGTATAAATAGCTTAAGTTTCTCTGTCAATGATGTTTCATCTTCTGATAAGACTAGAAAATGTGAAATTAGACAGAGTAGTGAAATAGACAGCGCAATCTGCACTAGTTCAAGTAGCTTATCTTTCTCTGCAAACGCTGAAGTTAAAGCAAATGCAAGGACTTCTGATGTTTCATCAGTTACTTCAGATGGTGCAGTGCTTGTGGAGTTAAAGGATCTCAAATCTTTTGAAGGCCTTGATGACAACATGTCGTGTATCGTTGGAGGCTATGAAGCTAATAAATTATCCAGCTTCAGTAAGATGAGGGAAGACAAATCAAGTCTTCAGTGTTCTTCTACTTCTACTGGGAAAACTATAAATAATCAAACTTCTGCTGGATGTGTACACGTGAAAGTTGAGGCTGATGATGGTAGTCCAATTGACCATAGTAGGCAGAATGAAAGCAGTGGGGAAGAAAATAATAAGGCTCCTACTGAGGCGACCTCTTCAAGAAATGTACATAGTACGGGAGACTGTTTGGAAAATAACCATTCATCATTAAAGAATGACGTGAAATCTGAAGCTTCTGATGATCTACCTGCTGATACTTGTCCTGAGAAGAATGACCAAAAGAATGTTGGATCACCTGTGTCCTCTGATACAAAGAATGCCTTACAATCACATCAAATGGATGAGAGTGAGGAATCCGACGTTGAGGAGCTAGAT GTGAAAGTTTGTGATATATGTGGAGATGCTGGTCGGGAGGATTTACTTGCCATATGTTGTAAATGTACAGATGGTGCAGAACATAC TTATTGCATGcgagaaatgttacaaaaagtTCCAGAGGGTGATTGGATGTGCGAGGAATGCAAATTTGATGAGGAAATGAGAAATCGGAAAGAAGATAAATCTGTGAAGTTTGATGGAAATGGAAAAAGTTATCCTACTGGTCAAAAAATTGCAGTTGGCAATACAGGCCTTACCATAAAAACGGAATCGAAGCCTCCTGATTTTGACGGTGATATAGCTTCTGACCCTAAAACTCCTGGCAAGAGGCGCATGGATGATACTGAATATTCTGCAGCAAAGAAGCAGGCTCTTGAACCAGTTCCGGCATCACCCAAAACACTGAGTCCCAATAAACTTCCTGCCCTTTCTCGTGAAAGTTCATTTAAAAACTCAGATAAGGGGAAGTTGAAATCTGCAAATCAGTTTTCTTCTGGAGGTCTTTCTGTTCATGATACGCCAGCTTGGGGGTCACGACTACAAACTTCTAGAG GTACTTTTTCCAAGTCAAATTCTTTCAGTTCCCTGGCTGCAAAACGAAAAGTGCTACTTGTAGATGAAGGTTTTCTGCCGAAGCAGAAATTGGTCAGAGAGTCCACTGGTCTTGATGTGAAAGAGAGTTCTACTCGATCAATGAACAAATCTATGTCATTTAGATCGATAAGCACTAGCCGCAACAATGTCTCTGAATCAAAAGTTAAGATGTTATCCCCCAAGTTTCCCCCTGCTCAGGACAAAGGACAAATGCAGACAAAAGAAcgaaatcaatttgaaaggaAGAATTCTTTTAGATCAGAGCGTTCTCCCGGTACTTCTGTTCCTTCTAGAACCGATCAAAGATCAGCATTTCGAGGTGACCCTTCGCCACTTCCTTCCTCAAGTAACATCCGTGATACGCGAACAGGTCAGCTTGACAGCAAACCTATGTCACTATTGAAATCTTCTGGTGCCGTTGCTCGTAGGACACAAGATATATCTGTTCATTCAG ATGAAGCTAAGAAGAAAACATCTCACACATCCATGTCCACAGGAGCTCCTGCTACCAATAAAATTAGTAGCTCTGATCAGCGACCTGACCAGAGTAGTGCAAGAGATGATTCTTTGCCGAACTCTTATATTGCTGAGAGACCAACATCTAACACTGGTGAAGGTCTGTCTGATGGTCTGCCCCAGCCGAGTGAATCAAAAAATGTTGGTGAGAGGACAAAGGAGAGTTCTGGGAGACGCTTAAAACACACTGGAACTGGTACTAAGTCACTCTTCTGCCAGAAGTGTAAAGGAAGCGGTCACTTGACAGATGGTTGCACTGTTGAGGTGtctgaattattttcttctgaTGTTTCTGCTGTAAGAAATTCTAGAGAGGCCCCAAATGGCACGAGCAATCTTAAAGCTGCAATTGAGGCGGCTATGCTAAAGAAGCCTGGAGTATGCTGGAAGAATAGGGTTGTTGATCAATCTGATGATTTAGCTGTGTCAAACACAAATGCTGAAACAACAGCTCCGGATCCATTATGTGGTTCAAGTAGCAGAAGAATGTTGTCATCCAACGAGGATGGCCATGGGGTGCCATTAAACTCTATTACTGGCTCTCATAAACAGGAAATCGGTAGCTTGAGGCAGCTGTCAGTGCTTCCTGCTGAAGCCCTTACCGGAGCAGGGAATCTGGTGCCTATTCTTCTGTCTGATGGAAAATCTTCACTTGTTGATTTACATAGATATTCACAAGCAGCAATGTCGATACTTTCGAAGACAGCATTTCCAGAGCATGAATATATATGGCA GGGTGCTTTTGAGGTTCAGAAGAGTGGAAGAACTCTTGACTTATGTGATGGAATTCAGGCTCATTTATCAAGTTGTGCATCACCCAATGTTCTTGACGCAGTACACAAATTTCCTCAAAAGGTCCTCTTTAATGAGGTATCACGATCGAGTACATGGCCAATACAATTTCAGGAGTATGgtgttaaagaagataatattgCACTGTTCTTTTTTGCTCAAGATGTTGGAAG CTATGAGAGATGCTACAAAATTTTGCTGGAGAATATGATTAGGAACGACACGGCTCTCAAAGCAAATCTTCAAGGTGTTGAACTTCTGATATTCCCATCTAACCGACTTCCTGAAAAATCTCAAC GGTGGAATATGATGTTCTTCCTATGGGGTGTCTTTAGAGTGAAGAAGGTGCAGGCAACGACTGGAAAGCCATCTCTTGTACCCCAAGATACTCCAAAATTAATCATGCCTTTTCCGGAGAATATACATTGTCTCGGACCTGTAGACAATGTTACAAGTGGTAATGTTCCCATGGATGTTGAGGTAACTACTCCAAAGAAGTCTAGCTGTCCATTAGTTAATGGAAATGTTGATTCTATAGCGGCCCAAGTATGCAAAGGTGACTCTGCACACACAAATTTGGAGCATCTGGAGCCTAGATCCATGAGTTCTGTACCGGTCAGCCACATGGATGTTGCCCCAGAGAGGAGACAGTTTGGCATTTTCCAG GTGGTTGGAGATGCTGGATGTGAATGCAAAGTGGAAGTGCCAAGTAATTCTGCACCAGCTGCCAATTCTCAGCCATCCCGCTCTGTTAATGAAGCTGCAGGTCATATGCAGGAGAAAACATCTGTGGGCAGCATGGAGAAAGGCTTCTGTAGCACAAATGGTAGGAAATTTGAGATAAATCTGGAAGACGAGTATAAAGATGAAGAGGCATCTGAAACGAGTGGAAGTGCAGCTACGGAACCGACACGGAAGGAGCTCAATAATGATGTGTCGAACCACCTGAAACGTCCACGTTCAGTGGACACTGTGATGCAATATGCTGACTCTGGAGTTAATCGAGCAACTCGACTTTTTAACGATAATGACCAAGTTGAAGAGGCACACCATGACAAAAAGTTGAAGACTAGTATTGGTGGGTCTTATGGTAATAGCGAGCAAACTAGTTCCAGTGATGATTTTTTGTCACGGATGCGTGGTTCCTCTTATGGACCCTACCTTCCGGATACTGGGTATGATGAAGTTCTGAGTAAGGCACCTGTTCCGGAGTGCACAGAGAGTGCTGAAAGATATTTCTTCCCTGTTGATCCAAATCCTGGTAAGGCTAGCTCGACGCCTTGGCAAATGCATCATCCAGACAATGATCGGCTTAGTGATAGAGTCCCGAATCTTGAGCTAGCATTAGGTGGTGAGTCAAATTCACAGACTCGGGGAATCCCACCCTTTTTAGTTGGGAAAGTAGACAAGAAAATTATTCAGCTCCAAGGTGGTGAGACACAATCGCTGACCCAGGGCATCCCACCCTTTTTAGTTGGGAAAGTAGACAAGAAAATCATTAAGGACCATGGTGGTGAGACACATCCGGCAACTCCAGGAATCCCATCCTTTTTAGTTGGGAAAGTAGACAAGAAAGTGAGTCAGGACCATTCTTCAGCTAAGGAAGCAGTTGGAGTGGAGGAGGTAGAGGATGTCTCTGCTTCTCTCTCCCTTTCTCTTTCATTTCCTTTCCCGGAAAAGGAACAACAGAAAGGTTCTGTTTCACAAACTGAGCAGGCAATATCTGAAACAAGACGCGGTAATACACCTCTCCTCTTCTTTGGGGGACTCGGCAACAAGTAG